Proteins co-encoded in one Zalophus californianus isolate mZalCal1 chromosome 9, mZalCal1.pri.v2, whole genome shotgun sequence genomic window:
- the LOC113921393 gene encoding glycosylation-dependent cell adhesion molecule 1-like: MKCFPILLLVSLASTSLAILNEQEDEIHLEPQPIHAPTQLIPEKNHVSIENSSEETPISSEELGFEEEDVIKSTRRPKSQKLELLHPIPQEASFRNAAPQSEETTELTLRAERSQATTPEGTLAKLGHKIGKNLDKTVKETVNYLKSLLPHAYEVTRP; this comes from the exons ATGAAATGCTTCCCCATTCTGCTGCTGGTCAGCTTAGCTTCCACCTCTCTCGCCATCCTTAATG AGCAAGAAGATGAAATCCACTTGGAGCCTCAGCCCATACATGCCC CTACTCAGCTGATTCCTGAAAAGAACCATGTCTCCATTGAAAACTCTTCTGAGGAAACTCCCATTTCCAGCGAAGAGCTGGGTTTTGAAGAGGAAGATGTGATCAAATCTACCAGGAGACCAAAGAGTCAAAAGCTCGAGCTGCTTCACCCCATCCCCCAGGAGGCCAGTTTCAGAAATGCTGCCCCTCAGTCAGAAGAAACTACGGAACTCACTCTGAGGGCTGAGAGGAGCCAAG CAACCACCCCAGAGGGAACACTGGCCAAGCTCGGCCATAAAATCGGGAAGAATTTGGACAAAACCGTGAAAGAGACCGTGAACTATCTGAAAAGCCTACTCCCTCATGCCTATGAAGTCACGAGGCCCTAG
- the PPP1R1A gene encoding protein phosphatase 1 regulatory subunit 1A isoform X1, producing MEQDNSPRKIQFTVPLLEPHLDPEAAEQIRRRRPTPATLVLTSDQSSPEIDEDRIPNPLLKHGKAQKAGEKGWPPTCALCPSQSTLAMSPRQRKKVTRTTPTMKELQMMVEHHLGQQQQGEEPEGAAESTGAQEPCPPGITDTEAELRLGTSGKAQKPAEPVPKAQERGSEKPSTEEPPTHIPPLDSQGANLV from the exons ATGGAGCAAGACAACAGCCCGCGGAAGATCCAGTTTACGGTCCCGCTGCTGGAGCCGCACCTTGACCCCGAGGCGGCGGAGCAG ATCCGGAGGCgccgccccacccctgccaccctcGTGCTGACCAGCGACCAGTCCTCCCCAG AGATAGATGAAGACCGGATCCCCAACCCGCTTCTCAAG CATGGCAAGGCTCAGAAGGCGGGGGAGAAGGGCTGGCCCCCCACCTGTGCTCTGTGTCCTTCACAGTCCACGTTGGCCATGTCTCCACGGCAACGGAAGAAGGTGACGAGGACCACACCCACGATGAAAG AGCTCCAGATGATGGTTGAACATCACCTGGGGCAacagcagcagggagaggaaccTGAGGGAGCCGCTGAGAGCACAGGGGCCCAGGAGCCCTGCCCACCTGGGATCACAGACACAGAAGCGGAGTTAAGGCTGGGCACGTCTGGGAAAGCACAAA AGCCTGCAGAACCCGTCCCTAAAGCTCAGGAGAGGGGCAGTGAGAAACCCAGCACAGAGGAGCCCCCAACCCATATACCACCACTGGATTCCCAGGGAGCCAACTTG GTCTGA
- the PPP1R1A gene encoding protein phosphatase 1 regulatory subunit 1A isoform X3 produces MEQDNSPRKIQFTVPLLEPHLDPEAAEQIRRRRPTPATLVLTSDQSSPEIDEDRIPNPLLKHGKAQKAGEKGWPPTCALCPSQSTLAMSPRQRKKVTRTTPTMKEPAEPVPKAQERGSEKPSTEEPPTHIPPLDSQGANLV; encoded by the exons ATGGAGCAAGACAACAGCCCGCGGAAGATCCAGTTTACGGTCCCGCTGCTGGAGCCGCACCTTGACCCCGAGGCGGCGGAGCAG ATCCGGAGGCgccgccccacccctgccaccctcGTGCTGACCAGCGACCAGTCCTCCCCAG AGATAGATGAAGACCGGATCCCCAACCCGCTTCTCAAG CATGGCAAGGCTCAGAAGGCGGGGGAGAAGGGCTGGCCCCCCACCTGTGCTCTGTGTCCTTCACAGTCCACGTTGGCCATGTCTCCACGGCAACGGAAGAAGGTGACGAGGACCACACCCACGATGAAAG AGCCTGCAGAACCCGTCCCTAAAGCTCAGGAGAGGGGCAGTGAGAAACCCAGCACAGAGGAGCCCCCAACCCATATACCACCACTGGATTCCCAGGGAGCCAACTTG GTCTGA
- the PPP1R1A gene encoding protein phosphatase 1 regulatory subunit 1A isoform X2 has product MEQDNSPRKIQFTVPLLEPHLDPEAAEQIRRRRPTPATLVLTSDQSSPEIDEDRIPNPLLKSTLAMSPRQRKKVTRTTPTMKELQMMVEHHLGQQQQGEEPEGAAESTGAQEPCPPGITDTEAELRLGTSGKAQKPAEPVPKAQERGSEKPSTEEPPTHIPPLDSQGANLV; this is encoded by the exons ATGGAGCAAGACAACAGCCCGCGGAAGATCCAGTTTACGGTCCCGCTGCTGGAGCCGCACCTTGACCCCGAGGCGGCGGAGCAG ATCCGGAGGCgccgccccacccctgccaccctcGTGCTGACCAGCGACCAGTCCTCCCCAG AGATAGATGAAGACCGGATCCCCAACCCGCTTCTCAAG TCCACGTTGGCCATGTCTCCACGGCAACGGAAGAAGGTGACGAGGACCACACCCACGATGAAAG AGCTCCAGATGATGGTTGAACATCACCTGGGGCAacagcagcagggagaggaaccTGAGGGAGCCGCTGAGAGCACAGGGGCCCAGGAGCCCTGCCCACCTGGGATCACAGACACAGAAGCGGAGTTAAGGCTGGGCACGTCTGGGAAAGCACAAA AGCCTGCAGAACCCGTCCCTAAAGCTCAGGAGAGGGGCAGTGAGAAACCCAGCACAGAGGAGCCCCCAACCCATATACCACCACTGGATTCCCAGGGAGCCAACTTG GTCTGA
- the PDE1B gene encoding calcium/calmodulin-dependent 3',5'-cyclic nucleotide phosphodiesterase 1B isoform X5: MANPVPVQRSHLQGPILRQILDTEDELQELRSDAVPSEVRDWLASTFTQQARAKGRRAEEKPKFRSIVHAVQAGIFVERMFRRTYTSVGPTYSTVVLNCLKNLDLWCFDVFSLNRAADDHALRTIVFELLTRHNLISRFKIPTVFLMTFLEALETGYGKYKNPYHNQIHAADVTQTVHCFLLRTGMVHCLSEIEVLAIIFAAAIHDYEHTGTTNSFHIQTKSECAILYNDRSVLENHHISSVFRMMQDDEMNIFINLTKDEFVELRALVIEMVLATDMSCHFQQVKCMKTALQQLERIDKSKALSLLLHAADISHPTKQWSVHSRWTKALMEEFFRQGDKEAELGLPFSPLCDRTSTLVAQSQIGFIDFIVEPTFSVLTDVAEKSVQPLVDEDSKSKNQPSFQWRQPSLDVEVGDPNPDVVSFRSTWIKHIQENKQKWKERAASGITNQMSIDELSPCEEEALPSPAEDEHNQNGNLD; the protein is encoded by the exons GCAAATCTTGGACACGGAGGACGAGCTGCAGGAGCTGCGGTCAGATGCCGTGCCTTCGGAGGTACGAGACTGGCTGGCCTCCACCTTCACCCAGCAGGCCCGGGCCAAAGGCCGCCGTGCAGAGGAGAAGCCCAAGTTCCGGAGCATCGTGCATGCGGTGCAGGCTGGGATCTTCGTGGAACG GATGTTCCGGAGAACGTATACCTCTGTGGGCCCTACCTATTCCACTGTGGTCCTCAACTGTCTCAAG AACCTGGACCTCTGGTGCTTTGATGTCTTTTCCTTGAACCGGGCAGCAGATGACCACGCCCTGAGGACCATTGTTTTTGAGTTACTGACTCGGCATAACCTCATCAGCCGCTTTAAG ATTCCCACTGTGTTTTTGATGACTTTCCTGGAGGCACTGGAGACAGGCTATGGGAAGTACAAGAACCCTTACCACAACCAGATCCATGCAGCTGATGTTACCCAGACAGTCCATTGCTTCTTGCTCCGCACAGGGATGGTG CATTGCCTGTCGGAGATCGAGGTCTTAGCCATCATCTTCGCTGCAGCCATCCACGACTATGAGCACACGGGCACTACCAACAGCTTCCACATCCAGACCAA GTCGGAATGTGCCATCTTGTACAATGATCGCTCAGTGCTGGAGAATCACCACATCAGCTCTGTCTTCCGAATGATGCAGGATGATGAGatgaacattttcatcaacctcACCAAGGATGAGTTtgt AGAGCTACGGGCCCTGGTCATCGAGATGGTGTTGGCCACGGACATGTCCTGCCATTTCCAGCAAGTGAAGTGCATGAAGACAGCCTTGCAGCAGCTGGAGAG GATTGACAAGTCCAAGGCCCTGTCTCTACTGCTCCATGCTGCCGACATCAGCCACCCAACCAAGCAGTGGTCGGTTCACAGCCGCTGGACCAAGGCCCTCATGGAGGAGTTCTTCCGCCAG gGCGACaaggaggcagagctgggcctgcCCTTCTCTCCCCTGTGTGATCGTACTTCCACTCTGGTGGCACAGTCACAGATCG GGTTCATCGACTTCATCGTGGAGCCCACCTTCTCTGTGCTGACTGATGTGGCCGAGAAGAGTGTCCAGCCCCTGGTGGATGAGGACTCCAAGTCTAAGAACCAGCCCAG TTTCCAGTGGCGCCAGCCTTCTCTGGATGTGGAAGTGGGAGACCCCAACCCTGATGTGGTCAGCTTCCGCTCTACCTGGATCAAACACATTCAGGAGAACaagcagaaatggaaggaacGGGCAGCAAGTG GCATCACCAACCAGATGTCCATTGACGAACTGTCCCCTTGTGAGGAagaggccctgccctcccctgccgaGGATGAACACAACCAGAATGGGAATCTGGACTAG
- the PDE1B gene encoding calcium/calmodulin-dependent 3',5'-cyclic nucleotide phosphodiesterase 1B isoform X4, with product MRDCPLRQGIELRYMVKQLENGEVNIEELKKNLEYTASLLEAVYIDETRQILDTEDELQELRSDAVPSEVRDWLASTFTQQARAKGRRAEEKPKFRSIVHAVQAGIFVERMFRRTYTSVGPTYSTVVLNCLKNLDLWCFDVFSLNRAADDHALRTIVFELLTRHNLISRFKIPTVFLMTFLEALETGYGKYKNPYHNQIHAADVTQTVHCFLLRTGMVHCLSEIEVLAIIFAAAIHDYEHTGTTNSFHIQTKSECAILYNDRSVLENHHISSVFRMMQDDEMNIFINLTKDEFVELRALVIEMVLATDMSCHFQQVKCMKTALQQLERIDKSKALSLLLHAADISHPTKQWSVHSRWTKALMEEFFRQGDKEAELGLPFSPLCDRTSTLVAQSQIGFIDFIVEPTFSVLTDVAEKSVQPLVDEDSKSKNQPSFQWRQPSLDVEVGDPNPDVVSFRSTWIKHIQENKQKWKERAASGITNQMSIDELSPCEEEALPSPAEDEHNQNGNLD from the exons GCAAATCTTGGACACGGAGGACGAGCTGCAGGAGCTGCGGTCAGATGCCGTGCCTTCGGAGGTACGAGACTGGCTGGCCTCCACCTTCACCCAGCAGGCCCGGGCCAAAGGCCGCCGTGCAGAGGAGAAGCCCAAGTTCCGGAGCATCGTGCATGCGGTGCAGGCTGGGATCTTCGTGGAACG GATGTTCCGGAGAACGTATACCTCTGTGGGCCCTACCTATTCCACTGTGGTCCTCAACTGTCTCAAG AACCTGGACCTCTGGTGCTTTGATGTCTTTTCCTTGAACCGGGCAGCAGATGACCACGCCCTGAGGACCATTGTTTTTGAGTTACTGACTCGGCATAACCTCATCAGCCGCTTTAAG ATTCCCACTGTGTTTTTGATGACTTTCCTGGAGGCACTGGAGACAGGCTATGGGAAGTACAAGAACCCTTACCACAACCAGATCCATGCAGCTGATGTTACCCAGACAGTCCATTGCTTCTTGCTCCGCACAGGGATGGTG CATTGCCTGTCGGAGATCGAGGTCTTAGCCATCATCTTCGCTGCAGCCATCCACGACTATGAGCACACGGGCACTACCAACAGCTTCCACATCCAGACCAA GTCGGAATGTGCCATCTTGTACAATGATCGCTCAGTGCTGGAGAATCACCACATCAGCTCTGTCTTCCGAATGATGCAGGATGATGAGatgaacattttcatcaacctcACCAAGGATGAGTTtgt AGAGCTACGGGCCCTGGTCATCGAGATGGTGTTGGCCACGGACATGTCCTGCCATTTCCAGCAAGTGAAGTGCATGAAGACAGCCTTGCAGCAGCTGGAGAG GATTGACAAGTCCAAGGCCCTGTCTCTACTGCTCCATGCTGCCGACATCAGCCACCCAACCAAGCAGTGGTCGGTTCACAGCCGCTGGACCAAGGCCCTCATGGAGGAGTTCTTCCGCCAG gGCGACaaggaggcagagctgggcctgcCCTTCTCTCCCCTGTGTGATCGTACTTCCACTCTGGTGGCACAGTCACAGATCG GGTTCATCGACTTCATCGTGGAGCCCACCTTCTCTGTGCTGACTGATGTGGCCGAGAAGAGTGTCCAGCCCCTGGTGGATGAGGACTCCAAGTCTAAGAACCAGCCCAG TTTCCAGTGGCGCCAGCCTTCTCTGGATGTGGAAGTGGGAGACCCCAACCCTGATGTGGTCAGCTTCCGCTCTACCTGGATCAAACACATTCAGGAGAACaagcagaaatggaaggaacGGGCAGCAAGTG GCATCACCAACCAGATGTCCATTGACGAACTGTCCCCTTGTGAGGAagaggccctgccctcccctgccgaGGATGAACACAACCAGAATGGGAATCTGGACTAG